The DNA sequence ACTGGAACAGCAGGTCCGGGGTACGGTGGGCGGAAACCACTTTCACCTCGTAAGGGATGCCGAGCTTTTCCAGCATATCGGCGGTGTGGCTAAGGGTGGACCAATCGGACTTGGAGCCCATGATCACGCCAACCAGTGCACTCATCGTCGTGCCTCTTCTCTCTGGGCGCCCGCAGGCGCGTCAAAAAACAACAAGCCACGCAGGAAACCGGCGTGGCTTGTTGTACGAATTATGGCCGGGCGAACCGACCGAAGGCCGGGCAGTATACCGAAAACGGTGCGTTAAACGCACTTTCGCCGACCATCTGTCATTTGGGGTGAAGTGGCGGTTTTATTGACCCGCAGGTCAGCGAGGGAACAGCCTAAATCCCTGTGGGAGCGGGCTTGCTCGCGAATGCGGAGTGTCAGTCATGTAGGTGGCGACTGACACTCCACATTCGCGAGCAAGCCCGCTCCCACAAGGGGTTCTGCATTGTTTTCAGGATCCGGTGGCGCCCTGCGCCGCACCGCCTTCGAGCTTGCGCCACAACAACCGCACATTGGCCTTGCGCACCAGGGCGCAGCGGTACAGGCGGATTTCCAGGGGGACGTGCCATTGCGGGCCGCCGCAGATCACCAGTTCGCCCCGGGCCAATTCAGCGCGTACGCTCAGGTGCGGCACCCAGGCGATGCCCAGGCCTTCCAGGGCCATGCTTTTCAGGCTGTCGGCCATGGCGGTCTCGTAGACCGTGGTGAAACGCAACGCCCGCTGGCGCAACAACTGGTTGACCGAGCGACCGAGAAACGCGCCGGCGCTGTAGGCCAGCAGCGGTACGCTGGCCTCGCCTTCCGGGTCGAACAGCGGCTTGCCCTCAGCATCGGCCGCGCACACCGGGAGCATTTCGGTCTGGCCCAGGTGCAGTGACGGAAAGATCTCCGGGTCCATCTGCATCGCCGAGTCCGGATCGTAGAAGGCCAGCATCAGGTCGCAGCCGCCTTCGCGCAATGCATGGACCGCATCGCCGACGTTGGTCGCCACCAGCCGCGTGGCGATGTTCATCCCTTCGTTGCGCAACTGCGCAATCCAGCGCGGAAAGAAGCCCAGCGCCAGGGAATGGGCCGCCGCCACCTGGATGACTTCGCCCTGCCCGCCCTCCAGATGATGCAAATGACGCAGCACTTCGCCCAGTTGCTCGACCACCGTGCGCGCCGTTACCAAAAACAGCTGCCCCGCCGCCGTCAGTTCGATCGGTGTACGGGAGCGGTTGACCAGGGTCAGCCCGAGCGCCGCCTCGAGGCTGCGGATTCGCCGACTGAAAGCCGGCTGCGTCACGAAGCGCCGTTCGGCCGCCTGGGAGAAACTGCGCGTCGCGGCCAGGGCACTGAAGTCCTCGAGCCATTTGCTTTCAAGATTCATCACGTCCTCCCGTTACACGCACCAAAACAGGTCACACGTTCGCCGCACCGCCAACGTCACACCGGCATTATGCCGAATATGCATAGGCCAGTGTTTAACAGCATTGGCCCTAATTTTTTCGAAAGCCTAGGAT is a window from the Pseudomonas brassicacearum genome containing:
- a CDS encoding LysR substrate-binding domain-containing protein, with translation MNLESKWLEDFSALAATRSFSQAAERRFVTQPAFSRRIRSLEAALGLTLVNRSRTPIELTAAGQLFLVTARTVVEQLGEVLRHLHHLEGGQGEVIQVAAAHSLALGFFPRWIAQLRNEGMNIATRLVATNVGDAVHALREGGCDLMLAFYDPDSAMQMDPEIFPSLHLGQTEMLPVCAADAEGKPLFDPEGEASVPLLAYSAGAFLGRSVNQLLRQRALRFTTVYETAMADSLKSMALEGLGIAWVPHLSVRAELARGELVICGGPQWHVPLEIRLYRCALVRKANVRLLWRKLEGGAAQGATGS